Genomic DNA from Alkalihalobacterium alkalinitrilicum:
CAAATAATGACCGTAATAATAAAGGCAATAACCAGCAAAGAAATAATAATAACAAAAAAGGAAATAAGAAACCAACAGGAAAAAATACTCATCAACAGCATAATCAAGTACAACAAAAACCCGTAAAGAAAGAGCTTCCTGAAAAGATTACATACTCAGGTACATTATCAGTGGGCGAACTTGCAAAAAAGCTTCATAAAGAACCGTCAGAAATTATAAAAAAATTATTATTCTTAGGGGTTATGGCAACGATCAATCAAGAGTTAGATAAAGACTCAATTGAGTTAATTGCTGGAGATTACGGTGTTGAAGTTGAGGAAGAAATCATTATCGATGCGACGAATTTTGAAGAATTTGTAGAAGAAGAAAATGAAGCTGACCTACAAGAACGTCCGCCAGTTGTAACAATTATGGGACACGTTGACCATGGTAAGACCACGCTTCTTGATTCTATTCGAAACACAAAGGTAACAGCAGGTGAGGCTGGTGGAATTACACAGCATATTGGTGCATACCAAGTTGAAGTTAATGGAAAACGCATTACTTTCTTAGATACTCCTGGTCATGCCGCGTTTACAACAATGCGTGCTCGTGGGGCACAAGTGACGGATATTACAATCCTGGTAGTTGCTGCTGATGACGGTGTTATGCCACAAACAAAAGAAGCAATTAGCCACGCGAAAGCTGCTGGAGTACCAATCATCGTTGCAGTTAATAAGATGGATAAGGAAGCGGCCAACCCAGATCGTGTTATGCAGGAACTAACAGAGTTTGAGTTAGTACCAGAAGCATGGGGTGGCGAAACGATTTTTGTTCCAGTATCCGCTTTACAAGGTGAAGGTATTGATGAATTACTTGAGATGATTCTACTTGTTGCTGAGGTAGAAGAATATCAAGCAAATCCAAACAGTCTAGCTAGAGGTACAGTCATTGAAGCACAATTAGATAAAGGCCGTGGAACAGTGGCAACTTTATTAGTTCAATCAGGTACATTAAAAGTTGGAGATCCAATTGTAGTTGGAAACACCTTTGGACGTGTACGTGCGATGACGAATGACTTAGGGCGCCGCGTTAAATCGGTTGGGCCTGCTGCACCAGTTGAAATTACAGGTTTAAACGATGTTCCACAAGCTGGAGATCAATTTAAAGTGTTTGAAGATGAGAAAACAGCACGTCAAATTGGTGAAACACGTATGATCCGTCAACGTGATGAAGAGAGAAATGAAACATCCAAAGTCAGTCTTGATGATTTGTTTAATCAAATTCAACAAGGGGATATTAAAGAAATCAACGTTATTATTAAAGGTGACGTTCAAGGTTCAGTTGAAGCCTTAAAAGGGTCATTAGAGAAGATTGATATTGCAGGTGTTAAAGTCAATATCATTCATACAGGTGTAGGTGCCATTAC
This window encodes:
- the infB gene encoding translation initiation factor IF-2, with amino-acid sequence MRKMRIYEYAKEKNVTSKEVIEQLKGLGFSVANHMSVIDEEAMKKLVGESNEKPTGENNEGNSTKKKEERSTNMKKTNNDRNNKGNNQQRNNNNKKGNKKPTGKNTHQQHNQVQQKPVKKELPEKITYSGTLSVGELAKKLHKEPSEIIKKLLFLGVMATINQELDKDSIELIAGDYGVEVEEEIIIDATNFEEFVEEENEADLQERPPVVTIMGHVDHGKTTLLDSIRNTKVTAGEAGGITQHIGAYQVEVNGKRITFLDTPGHAAFTTMRARGAQVTDITILVVAADDGVMPQTKEAISHAKAAGVPIIVAVNKMDKEAANPDRVMQELTEFELVPEAWGGETIFVPVSALQGEGIDELLEMILLVAEVEEYQANPNSLARGTVIEAQLDKGRGTVATLLVQSGTLKVGDPIVVGNTFGRVRAMTNDLGRRVKSVGPAAPVEITGLNDVPQAGDQFKVFEDEKTARQIGETRMIRQRDEERNETSKVSLDDLFNQIQQGDIKEINVIIKGDVQGSVEALKGSLEKIDIAGVKVNIIHTGVGAITESDIILAAASNAIVIGFNVRPDANTKRVAESENVDVRLHRIIYNVIEEIESAMKGMLDPEYEEKVIGQVEIRQTFKVSKIGMIAGSYVTDGKVTRDSTVRLIRDGIVIYEGAINALKRFKDDVKEVSAGYECGITLENFNDVKEGDIIEAYIMEEIKRK